In Kineococcus endophyticus, a single window of DNA contains:
- a CDS encoding sacsin N-terminal ATP-binding-like domain-containing protein — protein sequence MRDRVLAAWNASPARLREDANAEEDAALGAYRDRLVVELAQNAADAATAAGVPGRLLLRLVDDPAGGAGTLLAANTGAPLTAAGVEGLSTLRASAKADADGSGSVGRFGVGFAAVLAVTDAPALRSTDGAVRFSRNDSVDLVRQAGSPGAVAELATRDGHVAALRLPFPAPDAAAVPTGHDTVVELPLRDAAARTLVEAQLDELAAGGGDVLLLALPGLAEVVVERPGASPVRTGDVTDRWRVLRRSGRFDPADVADRGVEDRRRLGWQLTWALPVEGSGARAPGVLCSPTPTDEDLPWQALLVGTFPLGPDRRRLAPGRATDVLLDAAAEAYGELLAGVAADGGDALELVPYGAAAGRVDAELRRRVLDRARDVPLLLCVERVDGAPLPVRPSSAVALTGPGADDPSLLAALAPALAGLVAAPRTADRVLTELGVVRMGLAEVLDVLPGQDAAGSRALFAALAPLAAADPVAREAMSGLAVPLLDGRGVHGARGLVLLDALPDGATSLDPDTAEVLAQHGLRVVDPAVADGPARDLLVRLGAREGGSWALLTDPAVRAAVAASPDAEDPDAVAEAVLSVVEAVVGADAPDRATADRVARDLPWLADLALPDDADDLAPAGSLVVPGTLAERAYDPAEVTAVHPDLLQEWGCDVLRAVGVLTGPALVALPALDLADPAALEEAGERGLADVAQYVEEVWADVVEGVDESLEGTTVEGVVAVRDLDLVAAAWPEVLVALTEDPAGTQAITADWVLGPHRRPGLTAWWLRRHGPCADVVRDPAGSAPAWLPPAPDWLAGLPGPVRRALGVLDDLATAGTADLGGLLRRSAHEVGRPGGPSAADLLSLWSALARAVDEAAELDVPRLAALGADGVPVAADTADVVVPDDAVWAQRTDLGPRLLVPATHAARVADLLDLDLASDRADGELTHPRGTVRGVPAAAHALVPGLSRTWTEVAELSCDGVPVGFWVRDGELLATSVAGAAAGLAASAGAWWARTALAGLLGDDTAVAARVLAEELPGLG from the coding sequence CTGCGCGACCGCGTCCTCGCGGCCTGGAACGCCTCGCCGGCCCGGCTGCGCGAGGACGCGAACGCCGAGGAGGACGCGGCCCTCGGCGCCTACCGCGACCGGCTCGTCGTCGAGCTGGCGCAGAACGCGGCCGACGCCGCGACCGCGGCGGGCGTGCCCGGCCGGCTGCTCCTGCGCCTCGTCGACGACCCCGCGGGCGGAGCCGGCACGCTGCTGGCCGCCAACACCGGCGCCCCGCTGACCGCCGCCGGCGTCGAGGGCCTGTCGACCCTGCGAGCGAGCGCGAAGGCGGACGCCGACGGGAGCGGGTCCGTCGGACGCTTCGGCGTCGGGTTCGCCGCCGTCCTGGCCGTCACCGATGCCCCCGCGCTGCGGTCGACGGACGGCGCGGTCCGCTTCTCCCGCAACGACTCCGTCGACCTCGTGCGGCAGGCGGGCAGCCCCGGCGCCGTCGCCGAGCTCGCCACCCGCGACGGTCACGTCGCCGCGCTGCGCCTGCCCTTCCCGGCCCCCGACGCCGCCGCCGTCCCCACCGGCCACGACACGGTCGTCGAGCTGCCGCTGCGCGACGCCGCCGCCCGCACCCTCGTGGAGGCCCAGCTCGACGAGCTCGCGGCCGGCGGGGGCGACGTGCTGCTGCTGGCCCTGCCGGGGCTGGCCGAGGTCGTCGTGGAACGCCCCGGCGCGTCGCCCGTGCGCACCGGCGACGTCACCGACCGCTGGCGGGTGCTGCGCCGCAGCGGCCGGTTCGACCCGGCCGACGTCGCCGACCGCGGCGTGGAGGACCGGCGCCGGCTGGGCTGGCAGCTGACGTGGGCGCTGCCCGTCGAGGGCTCCGGTGCGCGCGCGCCGGGCGTGCTGTGCAGTCCGACCCCGACCGACGAGGACCTGCCCTGGCAGGCACTGCTCGTCGGCACGTTCCCCCTCGGCCCGGACCGGCGACGGCTCGCCCCGGGCCGGGCGACGGACGTCCTGCTCGACGCGGCCGCGGAGGCCTACGGCGAGCTGCTCGCCGGCGTCGCCGCGGACGGCGGCGACGCGCTCGAGCTCGTCCCGTACGGCGCCGCCGCGGGACGCGTGGACGCCGAGCTGCGTCGCCGTGTCCTGGACCGCGCGCGTGACGTGCCGCTGCTGCTGTGCGTGGAGCGCGTCGACGGCGCTCCCCTGCCGGTGCGACCGTCGTCGGCCGTCGCGCTCACCGGGCCGGGTGCCGACGACCCGAGCCTGCTGGCGGCCCTTGCGCCCGCGCTCGCCGGTCTCGTCGCCGCGCCGCGGACCGCGGACCGGGTGCTGACCGAGCTCGGCGTCGTGCGCATGGGCCTGGCCGAGGTCCTGGACGTCCTGCCCGGTCAGGACGCCGCGGGCAGCCGCGCCCTCTTCGCCGCGCTCGCCCCGCTGGCGGCGGCCGACCCCGTGGCCCGGGAGGCGATGAGCGGTCTGGCCGTGCCGCTGCTGGACGGCCGCGGCGTCCACGGGGCGCGCGGGCTCGTGCTGCTCGACGCCCTGCCGGACGGGGCGACCTCGCTCGACCCGGACACCGCAGAGGTGCTGGCGCAGCACGGGTTGCGGGTCGTCGACCCCGCCGTCGCCGACGGTCCCGCCCGTGACCTGCTCGTGCGGCTCGGCGCCCGTGAGGGCGGTTCGTGGGCGCTGCTCACCGACCCGGCCGTCCGCGCGGCGGTCGCCGCCTCCCCCGACGCCGAGGACCCCGACGCCGTCGCCGAGGCGGTGCTCTCCGTCGTCGAGGCCGTCGTCGGGGCCGACGCGCCGGACCGGGCGACGGCGGACCGGGTGGCGCGGGACCTGCCGTGGCTCGCCGACCTCGCGCTGCCCGACGACGCCGACGACCTGGCCCCGGCGGGGTCCCTGGTCGTCCCCGGCACCCTCGCCGAACGGGCCTACGACCCCGCCGAGGTCACCGCGGTGCACCCGGACCTGCTGCAGGAGTGGGGGTGCGACGTCCTGCGCGCGGTCGGTGTGCTGACCGGACCGGCGCTGGTGGCGCTGCCCGCGCTGGACCTCGCCGACCCCGCCGCCCTCGAGGAGGCCGGCGAGCGGGGGCTCGCGGACGTCGCGCAGTACGTCGAGGAGGTCTGGGCGGACGTGGTCGAGGGGGTCGACGAGTCGCTGGAGGGGACGACCGTCGAGGGGGTCGTCGCCGTGCGCGACCTCGACCTCGTCGCGGCCGCGTGGCCCGAGGTGCTCGTGGCGCTGACCGAGGACCCGGCGGGGACGCAGGCGATCACGGCGGACTGGGTCCTCGGCCCGCACCGTCGTCCGGGGCTCACCGCGTGGTGGCTGCGCCGGCACGGTCCGTGCGCCGACGTCGTGCGCGACCCGGCCGGCTCGGCCCCCGCCTGGCTGCCGCCCGCCCCCGACTGGCTGGCCGGGTTGCCCGGTCCCGTCCGGCGCGCGCTCGGCGTCCTGGACGACCTCGCCACCGCGGGCACCGCCGACCTGGGAGGTCTGCTGCGGCGCTCCGCCCACGAGGTCGGCAGGCCCGGCGGTCCGTCGGCCGCCGACCTGCTCAGCCTGTGGAGCGCACTCGCCCGCGCCGTCGACGAGGCCGCGGAGCTCGACGTCCCGCGGCTGGCCGCCCTCGGTGCGGACGGTGTGCCGGTCGCCGCGGACACCGCCGACGTCGTCGTCCCCGACGACGCGGTGTGGGCGCAACGCACCGACCTCGGGCCGCGTCTGCTCGTCCCGGCGACGCACGCCGCCCGGGTGGCCGACCTGCTCGACCTCGACCTCGCCTCCGACCGCGCGGACGGCGAGCTCACCCACCCCAGAGGCACGGTCCGCGGGGTGCCCGCCGCCGCCCACGCCCTCGTGCCCGGCCTGTCACGGACGTGGACCGAGGTGGCGGAGCTGTCGTGCGACGGCGTGCCCGTGGGGTTCTGGGTGCGGGACGGCGAGCTCCTGGCGACGTCGGTCGCCGGTGCGGCCGCGGGACTCGCGGCGTCGGCGGGCGCCTGGTGGGCACGGACGGCGCTGGCCGGACTCCTCGGCGACGACACCGCCGTCGCGGCGCGGGTGCTCGCGGAGGAACTGCCGGGGCTGGGCTGA
- a CDS encoding HAD family hydrolase: MTSAPASAPEPRTDGVAPVPVVGFDLDMTLVDSSDGIATTLRAVLGEVGVTITAADTWPYAGMPLDLILAGLAPGTPAEEIEALQARYRHLYPSLGISSVRPYTGAAAALAAPAAHGGRSVVVSAKHTPNVHRVLAVAGLAGAVDDADVAGDLFAEEKGVRLAELGATAYVGDHPGDVRAAAVAGAVAVAVTTGSHDTAALLEAGADVVLSSLTDFPEWLATHVEDLRTGAAGPNGERTAPLPG, translated from the coding sequence ATGACGTCCGCGCCGGCCTCCGCGCCCGAGCCCCGCACCGACGGCGTCGCACCGGTGCCCGTCGTCGGGTTCGACCTCGACATGACGCTCGTCGACTCCAGCGACGGCATCGCGACGACGTTGCGGGCCGTGCTGGGTGAGGTGGGCGTGACGATCACCGCGGCCGACACCTGGCCCTACGCCGGGATGCCCCTCGACCTCATCCTCGCCGGACTGGCCCCCGGGACACCGGCCGAGGAGATCGAGGCCCTGCAGGCGCGGTACCGCCACCTCTACCCCTCCCTGGGCATCTCCTCGGTCCGCCCCTACACCGGAGCCGCCGCCGCGCTCGCCGCACCCGCCGCGCACGGGGGGCGCAGCGTCGTCGTCAGCGCCAAGCACACGCCCAACGTCCACCGCGTCCTGGCGGTCGCGGGGCTGGCCGGAGCGGTCGACGACGCCGACGTCGCGGGCGACCTGTTCGCCGAGGAGAAGGGTGTCCGGCTCGCCGAGCTCGGGGCCACCGCCTACGTCGGCGACCACCCCGGCGACGTGCGGGCGGCCGCCGTGGCGGGGGCGGTCGCCGTGGCCGTCACGACCGGGTCGCACGACACGGCCGCCCTCCTCGAGGCCGGCGCCGACGTCGTCCTGTCCTCCCTCACGGACTTCCCGGAGTGGCTGGCCACTCACGTCGAGGACCTGCGCACCGGCGCGGCCGGGCCGAACGGTGAGCGGACGGCACCGCTGCCCGGTTAA
- a CDS encoding putative bifunctional diguanylate cyclase/phosphodiesterase, translated as MSGLPASSATLRARRARERAAAAVAEDPSRDVEDVRLGVDLSGSAAAVPPVDLGAAVLRAQRRFTECSDVTALAEELVAEVHDAGYARVLLLETVARSRHRELEVIAAEGDLLLVPGSRLAGADLTRMCPSAVVELVPGHPRAPRLAVWGGGEGVGGARFPRLEVLTASAGAAWRALVATADAARADRESAGARLLLSGALRLAGLGSWSWNPASGVVTLDDRLREMLGLPAAEPDPDLETWRSRIHPDDRGPFTGVEDPAAHAGTSAPYPFRVASADGTERTFLGMSVPLSTTSTSVVQGLVLDVSAGEKSTGELVRLAQCDSLTGLANRSVLDVRLAEALERATPQDAVALVLLDLDRFKLVNDTLGHQIGDALLRQVAVRLEDAAPPGAVLARLGGDEFVVMVPGVSRVEAASIMARDVLRRLRTPMLLPGLPEPFVCTSSAGIAIGHDGTADDLFRSADMALYRAKDGGRDRVAVYDSAMREEAQARHVAEHRVRRALRTDGLRVVWQPIVDLRSSELVAAEALVRLDDPVEGILEPKHFVDTAEDTGLIVDVDTWVLGEVLRQLREWRRDGVGLQVSFNVSGKTLEHPAFAHRLAHSVESTGASGSSLLAEVTERTLIDLSTSTRASLGELRSIGARVGLDDFGTGYSSLSYLDKFPLSFLKIDMSFVRPLGSSDRAEAVVRALISLAHAHGMVVTAEGVETELQAKMLRDMGCDRAQGWLFGRPVEAHRLPSGPIALSRP; from the coding sequence GTGAGCGGATTGCCAGCGTCGTCGGCCACCCTGCGCGCGCGACGGGCCCGCGAGCGCGCGGCCGCGGCCGTCGCCGAGGACCCCTCGCGGGACGTGGAGGACGTGCGCCTCGGCGTCGACCTGTCAGGTTCCGCCGCCGCCGTTCCCCCGGTGGACCTCGGGGCGGCCGTCCTGCGGGCGCAGCGCCGCTTCACCGAGTGCTCGGACGTCACGGCGCTCGCCGAGGAGCTCGTCGCCGAGGTGCACGACGCCGGCTACGCGCGCGTCCTGCTGCTGGAGACCGTGGCGCGGTCCCGGCACCGCGAGCTGGAGGTGATCGCCGCGGAGGGCGACCTGCTGCTCGTCCCGGGGTCCCGCCTCGCCGGAGCCGACCTCACGCGCATGTGCCCGTCCGCCGTCGTGGAACTCGTCCCGGGCCACCCCCGCGCCCCGCGGCTCGCGGTCTGGGGCGGCGGCGAAGGGGTGGGCGGTGCCCGCTTCCCGCGGCTGGAGGTGTTGACGGCCTCGGCCGGCGCCGCCTGGCGCGCCCTGGTCGCCACGGCGGACGCTGCGCGCGCGGACCGCGAGTCCGCTGGCGCGCGGTTGCTGCTGTCCGGGGCGTTGCGCCTCGCGGGCCTGGGGTCCTGGTCGTGGAACCCGGCCAGCGGCGTCGTCACCCTCGACGACCGCCTGCGGGAGATGCTCGGCCTGCCGGCCGCCGAGCCCGACCCGGACCTGGAGACGTGGCGCTCCCGCATCCACCCCGACGACCGCGGACCCTTCACCGGCGTCGAGGACCCCGCGGCCCACGCCGGGACCTCCGCCCCGTACCCGTTCCGCGTCGCCTCCGCCGACGGCACCGAACGCACCTTCCTCGGGATGAGCGTCCCGCTGTCCACGACGAGCACCAGCGTCGTCCAGGGCCTCGTGCTCGACGTGTCCGCGGGGGAGAAGTCGACCGGCGAACTCGTCCGCCTCGCCCAGTGCGACTCCCTCACCGGGTTGGCCAACCGGTCCGTGCTCGACGTCCGCCTCGCCGAGGCCCTCGAGCGGGCGACGCCGCAGGACGCCGTGGCCCTCGTGCTGCTGGACCTCGACCGGTTCAAGCTCGTCAACGACACCCTCGGGCACCAGATCGGCGACGCGCTGCTGCGCCAGGTCGCCGTCCGCCTCGAGGACGCCGCCCCGCCCGGTGCCGTCCTGGCCCGCCTCGGCGGCGACGAGTTCGTCGTCATGGTCCCCGGCGTCAGCCGCGTGGAGGCCGCCTCGATCATGGCGCGCGACGTCCTGCGCCGACTCCGCACCCCGATGCTCCTGCCCGGCCTGCCCGAGCCGTTCGTGTGCACCTCCAGCGCCGGCATCGCCATCGGTCACGACGGGACGGCCGACGACCTGTTCCGCAGCGCCGACATGGCGCTGTACCGGGCCAAGGACGGCGGCCGCGACCGCGTCGCCGTCTACGACTCGGCCATGCGCGAGGAGGCGCAGGCCCGCCACGTCGCCGAGCACCGCGTGCGCCGTGCGTTGCGCACGGACGGGTTGCGCGTGGTCTGGCAGCCGATCGTCGACCTGCGGTCGTCCGAACTCGTCGCCGCCGAGGCGCTCGTCCGGCTCGACGACCCGGTCGAGGGCATCCTGGAACCCAAGCACTTCGTCGACACGGCCGAGGACACCGGCCTCATCGTCGACGTCGACACGTGGGTGCTGGGTGAGGTCCTGCGGCAACTGCGCGAGTGGCGGCGCGACGGGGTCGGCCTGCAGGTCTCGTTCAACGTCTCCGGCAAGACGCTCGAGCACCCCGCGTTCGCGCACCGCCTCGCGCACAGCGTCGAGTCGACCGGTGCCTCCGGCAGTTCCCTGCTCGCCGAGGTCACCGAACGCACGCTCATCGACCTGTCGACGTCGACGCGCGCGAGCCTGGGCGAACTGCGGAGCATCGGAGCCCGCGTCGGTCTCGACGACTTCGGGACGGGGTACTCCTCGCTGTCCTACCTCGACAAGTTCCCGCTGAGCTTCCTCAAGATCGACATGAGCTTCGTGCGACCCCTGGGTTCCTCCGATCGGGCCGAGGCCGTCGTGCGGGCGCTCATCAGCCTCGCCCACGCCCACGGCATGGTCGTCACGGCCGAGGGCGTGGAGACCGAACTGCAGGCGAAGATGCTGCGGGACATGGGGTGCGACCGGGCCCAGGGGTGGTTGTTCGGTCGGCCCGTGGAGGCGCACCGGCTCCCGTCCGGCCCGATCGCGCTCTCACGCCCGTAG
- a CDS encoding DUF3027 domain-containing protein, translated as MSVDSVEDETTTTPGTTTAKRVRKPRKPTLDAAAAGAVDLARAAAEEVADEGTVGEHLGTVPEGDRIVSHTFACLLPGYRGWRWTVTVTRASRARNVTVSEVCLLPGDDALQPPVWLPWAERLAPGDVGPQDTLPRKADDPLLEPGFEETGDEDLDRVALHELGLGRERVLSPLGRDEAATRWYEGDRGPRTEIAENAKAQCSTCGFFLALAGSLRQVFGACANEWSPEDGRVVSVDHGCGAHSETDVEVTPDEPSVTVVDDLSSDAFEVVETASLVDDSSSSTLETVAGDDATQTDTQTDTVEATS; from the coding sequence GTGAGCGTGGACTCGGTCGAGGACGAGACGACCACCACCCCGGGGACCACGACCGCCAAGCGCGTCCGCAAGCCGCGCAAGCCCACCCTGGACGCCGCCGCGGCCGGTGCGGTCGACCTGGCCCGCGCCGCGGCCGAGGAGGTCGCCGACGAGGGCACCGTCGGGGAACACCTCGGCACCGTCCCCGAGGGCGACCGCATCGTCAGCCACACCTTCGCGTGCCTGCTGCCCGGGTACCGCGGCTGGCGCTGGACGGTCACCGTCACCCGCGCCTCCCGCGCCCGCAACGTCACCGTCAGCGAGGTCTGCCTCCTGCCCGGCGACGACGCGCTGCAGCCGCCCGTGTGGCTGCCGTGGGCCGAGCGGCTCGCCCCGGGCGACGTCGGACCGCAGGACACCCTGCCGCGCAAGGCGGACGATCCCCTGCTCGAACCCGGCTTCGAGGAGACGGGCGACGAGGACCTCGACCGCGTCGCGCTGCACGAGCTGGGCCTCGGCCGCGAGCGCGTGCTGTCCCCGCTGGGCCGGGACGAGGCCGCGACCCGCTGGTACGAGGGCGACCGCGGCCCGCGCACCGAGATCGCCGAGAACGCCAAGGCCCAGTGCTCCACGTGCGGCTTCTTCCTCGCGCTCGCGGGCTCGCTGCGGCAGGTGTTCGGCGCGTGCGCGAACGAGTGGTCCCCCGAGGACGGCCGCGTCGTGAGCGTGGACCACGGTTGCGGCGCGCACAGCGAGACCGACGTCGAGGTGACGCCGGACGAGCCGTCCGTGACGGTCGTCGACGACCTGTCCTCCGACGCCTTCGAGGTCGTCGAGACGGCCTCGCTCGTGGACGACTCCAGCTCGTCGACGCTGGAAACCGTTGCCGGCGACGACGCCACGCAGACCGACACGCAGACCGACACGGTCGAGGCGACCAGCTGA
- a CDS encoding DUF2530 domain-containing protein: MPLFLPPSKAKPPPPPLTTDDRRAVLVGLGVWVLLLVVALVVPEVRATGEGRWLGSCIAGIVLGLIGLAYVHRRERRSR, from the coding sequence GTGCCGCTGTTCCTGCCGCCGTCGAAGGCGAAACCACCCCCGCCGCCGCTGACGACCGACGACCGCCGCGCCGTCCTCGTCGGGCTGGGCGTGTGGGTGCTGCTGCTCGTCGTCGCGCTCGTCGTGCCGGAGGTCCGGGCGACGGGGGAGGGCCGCTGGCTCGGCTCGTGCATCGCCGGGATCGTGCTCGGGCTCATCGGCCTGGCGTACGTGCACCGCCGCGAGCGCCGCTCGCGCTGA
- a CDS encoding cold-shock protein has protein sequence MPTGKVKWFDADKGFGFLAAEGGEEVFVHASALPTGTATLSKGTRVEFGVVQGKNGNQALSVRLLEPVHSVSRATRKKPDEMVPIVEDLIKLLDGVSGSLRRGRYPDASGARKTAAVLRAVADDLEAGA, from the coding sequence GTGCCGACTGGCAAGGTCAAGTGGTTCGACGCCGACAAGGGGTTCGGCTTCCTCGCCGCCGAGGGCGGTGAGGAGGTCTTCGTGCACGCCTCGGCGCTGCCGACGGGCACCGCGACCCTCTCGAAGGGCACCCGCGTGGAGTTCGGCGTGGTGCAGGGCAAGAACGGCAACCAGGCGCTGTCCGTGCGTCTGCTGGAGCCCGTGCACTCGGTGAGCCGCGCCACCCGCAAGAAGCCCGACGAGATGGTCCCGATCGTCGAGGACCTCATCAAGCTGCTCGACGGCGTCTCCGGCTCGTTGCGCCGCGGCCGCTACCCCGACGCCTCCGGCGCGCGCAAGACCGCCGCCGTGCTGCGGGCCGTCGCCGACGACCTGGAGGCGGGAGCGTGA
- a CDS encoding DUF4440 domain-containing protein, protein MATSEPVELPVPRLLDPATVSERAAAICFDAVVNSHRRRAPSADEVPRSHTPAPEGLRAVFAGHVPGEPTPVAHATAFRAPGHDRTYLSYGHRSARRRSWFAAPLAAPSQHAAATWDRVDPSGDPDGGIAHFFGHADPSVIAVVLRTPDGTEHFAPTAAGLWWTAVWLDVTAQEAIERTSWRAVAADGEVLAEGTGPLGQTVRRSEPGRPGSGSGQPTPDPSTPHDEEPAGAADGSTWPPPTDPDVVPVLLELQAREPLLHRLTRRPEGGDPYAYLAADFIAVGPTGRRLDRDAVVGVLSRRREAREHQTWQADDFHCRALGEDTFLVTYELRRGGRTSQRMTLWRRAAQGWEAVHHQGTAVRTTRPR, encoded by the coding sequence GTGGCCACCTCCGAGCCGGTGGAACTGCCCGTTCCCCGGCTGCTGGACCCGGCGACAGTCTCCGAACGAGCGGCCGCCATCTGCTTCGACGCCGTCGTCAACTCCCACCGGCGCAGGGCCCCCTCGGCCGACGAGGTGCCGCGGTCCCACACCCCCGCACCCGAGGGGTTGCGGGCGGTCTTCGCCGGCCACGTCCCCGGCGAACCCACGCCGGTCGCCCACGCCACCGCGTTCCGCGCCCCCGGGCACGACCGGACCTACCTCTCCTACGGACACCGCAGCGCCCGCAGGCGCAGCTGGTTCGCTGCCCCCTTGGCCGCACCGTCGCAGCACGCGGCCGCCACCTGGGACCGCGTCGATCCCAGCGGGGACCCCGACGGGGGCATCGCACACTTCTTCGGCCACGCCGACCCGTCCGTCATCGCCGTCGTGCTCAGGACACCCGACGGCACCGAGCACTTCGCTCCCACGGCGGCGGGCCTGTGGTGGACGGCGGTCTGGCTGGACGTCACCGCGCAGGAAGCGATCGAGCGCACCTCCTGGCGAGCCGTGGCCGCCGACGGGGAGGTGCTGGCTGAGGGCACCGGCCCGCTGGGGCAGACGGTCCGCCGCAGCGAGCCAGGACGTCCGGGGAGCGGCAGCGGTCAGCCCACCCCCGACCCGTCGACACCCCACGACGAGGAGCCCGCCGGTGCCGCGGACGGCAGCACGTGGCCCCCGCCGACGGACCCCGACGTCGTGCCGGTGCTCCTGGAGCTGCAGGCCCGCGAACCGCTCCTGCACCGCCTGACCCGGCGACCGGAGGGCGGTGACCCGTACGCGTACCTGGCGGCCGACTTCATCGCCGTCGGACCCACCGGCCGGCGCCTCGACCGGGACGCCGTCGTCGGCGTGCTGTCGCGCCGCCGTGAGGCGCGCGAGCACCAGACGTGGCAGGCCGACGACTTCCACTGCCGCGCTCTGGGTGAGGACACCTTCCTGGTCACGTACGAGCTGCGCCGCGGCGGGAGGACGTCGCAGCGGATGACCCTGTGGCGGCGTGCGGCGCAGGGGTGGGAGGCGGTCCACCACCAGGGCACCGCGGTGAGGACGACCCGTCCGCGGTGA
- a CDS encoding PLP-dependent aminotransferase family protein, which produces MTAPSLNPRLAGVRSSPVRDLLALTGVEDVISFAGGLPAPDLFDVDGLRAAYDRALSGPAARRNLQYAATEGDPRLRSLVADRLTRRGLPTDPDDLLVTTGSQQALTLLTTALLSPGDVVAVEEPSYLAALQSFTLAGAELVGVASDDDGALPEAVEEVFHTRRPAVLYLVPNFANPTGRTLTLERRVRIAELAAEHGVWVVEDDPYGELRYTGDPVPALAAQPAAAQNVLHLGSFSKIGAPGLRLGWARLPRAVRPAVVVAKQAADLQTSTVDQAAAAEYLAATDLDAHVAGVVAAYSARRDAMLAALEDALPVGSTWSRPDGGMFTWVDLPGGVDSAQSLPAALREGVAFVPGESFFAGEPDRSTLRLSFTTHSPERIAEGVSRLGRALRA; this is translated from the coding sequence GTGACCGCACCCTCGTTGAACCCCCGCCTGGCCGGGGTCCGTTCCTCCCCCGTCCGCGACCTGCTCGCGCTCACGGGCGTCGAGGACGTCATCTCCTTCGCCGGCGGCCTGCCCGCGCCGGACCTGTTCGACGTCGACGGTCTGCGTGCCGCCTACGACCGCGCCCTGTCCGGCCCCGCGGCACGCCGGAACCTGCAGTACGCCGCGACGGAGGGCGACCCGCGGTTGCGCTCCCTCGTGGCGGACCGGCTCACGCGGCGCGGTCTGCCGACGGACCCGGACGACCTGCTCGTCACGACGGGATCGCAGCAGGCGCTGACGCTGCTCACGACGGCCCTGCTCTCCCCCGGCGACGTCGTGGCGGTGGAGGAACCCAGCTACCTCGCTGCGCTGCAGTCGTTCACGCTCGCCGGCGCCGAACTCGTGGGCGTTGCGAGCGACGACGACGGAGCCCTGCCCGAGGCCGTCGAGGAGGTGTTCCACACCCGTCGGCCCGCGGTCCTGTACCTCGTCCCGAACTTCGCGAACCCCACCGGGCGGACCCTCACCCTCGAACGCCGCGTCCGGATCGCCGAGCTCGCCGCCGAGCACGGCGTGTGGGTCGTCGAGGACGACCCCTACGGGGAACTGCGCTACACCGGAGACCCGGTCCCGGCGCTGGCCGCGCAACCCGCTGCGGCGCAGAACGTCCTGCACCTCGGCAGCTTCTCGAAGATCGGCGCTCCGGGGTTGCGGCTCGGGTGGGCGCGGTTGCCGCGAGCGGTCCGGCCGGCGGTCGTCGTGGCCAAGCAGGCCGCCGACCTGCAGACGTCCACCGTGGACCAGGCCGCCGCCGCCGAGTACCTGGCTGCGACCGACCTCGACGCGCACGTCGCCGGCGTCGTCGCGGCGTACTCCGCGCGCCGGGACGCGATGCTCGCGGCGCTGGAGGACGCGCTGCCCGTGGGCAGCACGTGGTCGCGCCCGGACGGCGGGATGTTCACGTGGGTCGACCTGCCGGGAGGGGTCGACTCGGCGCAGTCGCTGCCGGCCGCGCTCCGCGAAGGCGTCGCGTTCGTGCCCGGGGAGTCGTTCTTCGCCGGGGAACCGGACCGTTCGACGCTGCGCCTGTCGTTCACGACGCACTCCCCCGAGCGCATCGCCGAGGGGGTGTCCCGGCTCGGCCGCGCGCTACGGGCGTGA
- a CDS encoding SDR family NAD(P)-dependent oxidoreductase, producing MASSSSQPFPPHTGNAPGRTALVTGASSGIGAATVRALAAAGFRTIAAARRVDRLQALAQEVGGQAVALDVTDPESVAAMAEQVGDVDVVVHSAGGALGSDTVEHGDPEGWKTMYDTNVVGVLRVHQALLPGMRRGGNAHVVVIGSIAGFEVYPGGGGYTAVKHGVNALVRTLRQELLGEPVRVTEIAPGMVETEFSLVRLGSQEAADKVYDGLVPLSAEDVADVIAFAVTRPPHVDLDKIVLRPIAQADAAHVHRA from the coding sequence ATGGCCTCCTCCTCGTCCCAGCCCTTCCCCCCGCACACCGGGAACGCCCCCGGCCGCACGGCCCTGGTGACGGGTGCGAGCAGCGGCATCGGCGCCGCGACGGTGCGGGCGCTGGCCGCGGCGGGGTTCCGGACGATCGCGGCGGCCCGGCGGGTGGACCGGTTGCAGGCGCTGGCGCAGGAGGTGGGCGGCCAGGCCGTCGCCCTCGACGTGACCGACCCGGAGTCGGTGGCCGCGATGGCCGAGCAGGTCGGTGACGTCGACGTGGTCGTGCACTCCGCCGGTGGCGCCCTCGGCAGCGACACCGTCGAGCACGGCGATCCCGAGGGCTGGAAGACGATGTACGACACCAACGTCGTCGGCGTCCTGCGCGTCCACCAGGCCCTGCTGCCCGGGATGCGCCGCGGCGGCAACGCGCACGTGGTGGTGATCGGCTCGATCGCCGGGTTCGAGGTGTACCCCGGCGGCGGCGGGTACACCGCCGTCAAGCACGGCGTGAACGCCCTCGTCCGGACGCTGCGGCAGGAACTCCTCGGCGAACCCGTCCGCGTCACCGAGATCGCGCCCGGCATGGTCGAGACGGAGTTCTCGCTCGTGCGGCTCGGTTCGCAGGAGGCGGCCGACAAGGTCTACGACGGCCTCGTCCCGCTGAGCGCCGAGGACGTCGCGGACGTCATCGCCTTCGCCGTGACGCGCCCGCCGCACGTCGACCTCGACAAGATCGTCCTCCGGCCGATCGCGCAGGCCGACGCGGCGCACGTGCACCGGGCCTGA